The region ctctctcacgcacgcacgcacgcaacaacaacaacaacaactgaaTTTTATTTCTCCAATGCTAATCTATGGGTCTAACTCACAAGCAGTAACATCAAACAGCCTTGTCCATCTGCCGAGCTTGACAGTGGCTCACCCTCTGTAACTACTAAGAAAGTGCGGGTTCAGAAAAGCGTCGCTGTTAAAAGTCAATTAATTTCTCTAATTGCCAAATTGGCACATTATTTACACTATGGTTGAAATTGATATGTTGGATCGACGTGCCATTAGCCTTTTTACTTACGACGACGTATCGTTTTCTTCGTTCCCTTTCAGAGATGTCTTGTAGCTTCATGGGTCATGTTCATCCCAACTACCACTACCACTAGCAGGGGCGAAGCTACGTATAGCTACCCGGTGTCACTGGCACCGGGTGCAATTTGCATGCACTTATTAGCTTAGTGTGTAGGCCATTCAATTGTTTGATATGTAGGCATGTGTTCTTCTATATGGACACCGGGTAATTTTAAGTCTGGATCCGCCCCTGACCACTAGCTAGGCCGGCATGGTCGGAGATGCCGGTTCCTAATGCTCGGTCCCTCCCATTATTCGGATCATTTGGTTGGGGCTGGGCATCAGGACATATTCTTCGACACCCACCTTGTTATCTGAGATGCACACTAGGTGATCACCACAACGTGCACAATATGCTGCAACATGGTGGCCCTGTGACTCCCAAGTACAGTATAATTCTTCAACTTGAAATCAGAGTTCAGAAGATGGACTAGTTCGGTCTGGACGCCGGAAAGCAACGTTTGATTTGGGGATTGTCGACGAGTAGATCGCCACTACCTTTTCCCCCCTTTCAGTCCTGTCTTGTCTTTCAGTTCCAGCCCAGCTCGATCCTTGCTTTCAGGGCAAGTCTTGTTTGCTTTTCTCAAACTAAATCAAATCAAATTAGGTGCCATGGGAATatctctttctttcttctttcgTTGGAATTTTTCGACATCAATCTGAACTTAATCAGCCTATGCCTCTGAACTTTATTGGTGTATATGCTTTGTTTGCACTAGTAATATActgcctccatttcaaaatataagacgttttggtagACCGGTGAAACAAAACAGAGGTAATAATATACTGCTCTATGTCCCTATGTAaagatgtttttttttttttgcggggaaaagaTGTTCTTCTGTTAGAGTATGATCAGACATTAAAGCCTGACTGTCTACTGCGCACGCAGGTCAAGGATGAAAACTGTGGTCAACCGTTAATTTCAACTGCAATCAAAATCATCAACTGGTCAAAGGCCAGTATGAACAAATCAACAGAGCGACCGGATAGAAATTTGCGAATTGCGGTGAAGATTAATTACGTCCAGTACAAGCAAACTTCCATTATTATTATTATCACACCATGACAGCAACCACGAAGACATACAAGCAGTAGCAGTGAAGACGCAGCCGCCATGACGGCGCGGCGTCGCCATCACCGGCCGGTTCGATCGGCTATTCAGCTATACTACGTACGTTCACCAGACACGCAAACAAGAAACAACAGGCTAGGGAGAGCAGAGCAGGGGATGAAGAAGAATTGAAGAAGCAACGTCAGCCCATGCGTACGCCCAAGCCCAAGTGGTGGGCGTCGTCCAGCTTGGCTTTGGCTTGGCTTGGGCGGCTAGAGGGCGAGGACGAGGCCGGGGAGGGAGTTGCGGGCGCGGTCGGGGCGGCGGCTCTGCCAGACGCActtggacgcggcggcggcggcgaggcgggtgACGGTGAGGTCGGTGTTGAAGTACTCGCGGAGCTGGGTGATCACCCCATCGGAGCCCACGGTCCACGCGTGCACCCAGTACGCCGCCTTGGTGTCCTCGCCGGCGGCAGAGACGCCCTCGGCGATGACGGTGGAGCCGAAGGCGTCCACGGAGCGCGGCTCGAagcggaaggaggaggaggaggacggggagctGGAGCCGGTGAGGAGGCGCATCATGTGCTGGTGCGCGGGCGGGCCATGGAACCACCACTCGAGGTCGGGGGCGAGGAGGGAGTGGACGGCGGCGTGGTCGCGGCCGTTGAGCGCCTCGTAGAGGCGGAGCACGAGGAACTTGTTGCGCTGCTCCTCGGTCTCGTGCCCGCGCGCGGAGGCGAACCCGCCCTCCAGCTGATCCAGGTTAGCCAGCTCCGGCCGCTCCTCCTGTCGGAGACGAAGAAGAagactgcggcggcggcggcggcttgatcTCAACTACTTGCTGCTCGCGACGATCGTCTCGGCGAGAGGCAACGAGATACGGTGGGTGCAGAGGCTCCGAGAGATTGGAGTGTCCGGAGCGGCGGGGGGCGCGTTTTATAGCAGGCGGGTGCGCGCGATGATGGATCGATGGGCCCGTGCGTGCGCGCCAGGGTGGACGGCAGCCAGATCGGGCTCGAGTTGGGCCCCGCTGCTGAGTCGGATGATGGGTGTGTGGGGCCCACCGGTGGGGAACCAATGAGAGGGGGAGTGGAGGAAAGGGACCCGTTCGCCACTTGACCCCGTGGAAACTGAGATAAAAAAATAAGGGTCTATTCGCGTCAAATTTTTTGAAAGGTCTATGTTTTTTTCTTCCGCCTTTGCTATTTGGTACTCCCTCTATTTCATAATGTAGTCCATATAAAAAaaattaagtcaaattttacaaactTTGACGAAGTTTCTAGagaattatttatatctacaataccaaatatgtaAAATATGAAACTACTTCTTATAATGAATATAATGATATATGCGCGACATTCTAGATGTGTATGTTTTCTCCAAAAACTTGATCAAAATTTGTGTGGTTtgactttacaaaaaaaatataTATCCACCACATTATGGAACAAATGTATAGTTGCCTAAAAACAAATTCTAACCTCACTCATGTTCAAGACGGGAAGATTGAGGACTCACTGGCAATGGCTCAGTAGGAAAGAGTCGAAGTCGACGACGCCATGGCTGGCCATGGTGCCGCAGGTGGAGTCAAGGTGAAGGCTTGACGGTTCTGGGGTGTGGGGTGGCTGCCAACGCAGGACAATGATAGGTGGGGATTATATATATGGCTAGGGCGACAGTGTCCGTCAAGTGTCAGTGGCAGGTGGTTTGGCTAGGGCTGGCTCGTCGAGGGTGAGGAAGTAAGAGAAAGAAGAAGGGCGCTTTATACTTTTTGAGGCGATTTGCGTTGTTTTCTTCATGCATGCAGTCCATGACATTGTTTTATAAGACTCCGCTTTGTAGTTGCACGCAGAAGCACTACCCAACTCTGATGGACATAAAAGGGATGTTGCCTACTacccttagagcaactccaattcaGTCGTCCCATGCCGTTCCATCCATAATAGCCGTCAATTTAGAGGCTAGGTAGATGGGCAAACAGTGGGCAAAACACACTCAAGCATAGTCGTTGTCGCATCTTCACACTCCATAATGTTTGTAGGCAGCTCCAAGAAGAATGGTTCTTCCTCCATATTTGGAGGTTGTGGGCCTCTGTTTTAGAGTGCACCCCAGAGCTAATTGTTGTGGCGCACAAAACTTTCAGATTCTTCTACACCATGGTTCATGCTACGTTTAGAGGCTTTTCCACCTTACAACTCCCATAGGCACAACGAACGGTAATTTTTTAAATCTGATGTTAGATCTTCAAACATGACAAATCTGATGTTATTTTTTGACATATTACATTGTTGGGATCATGACCAATTCCTTCAGCAAACATGGCAAATCTTATCATGCTCACGTTTTTGCCATGATTTGCCATGCCTGCTGAAAGATTTTGCCCAGATGCCGTGCGTTTTGCCAAATCTGGCCATGTCTTCGGAAAATTACGAAGCGCGGTCCATGCACGGTCTGGGCGATGGGCGTTTTGACGACTTTGCTCGATAGCAGTGGCGGAGCTACCGCCAAGCAAAATTGTGCTATGGCCCGTACAGCTCAGTGAAAATTCAGCAAGATATGGGAGCAAAATGGGTCGTCAGAGTAAAAACAGTGGGACTTTCGTTCAGTTTGACCCGCCCAGATTTTCTagtgtagctccgccactgctagGTAGACTTGTGCTCTTGGATTGGTTACTGATCGAGTAACGGTGAAAACAAGAGTTGATATgagcgcaacgttatctcgtctttTTTACTGCATGCTGGCAGCGAGAGGGCCATGAGTACATACACGATCGAGCCGGCcgaaaaaaaattctatgagaccaggtctcacggattagcaggtgagacccatcctgatggatgacacgtggcatatcATAAATCACAAAGCATTTACCCCACTCCCACCTGAAATCAGGGGGAaaagattagatgctttgtgatttatgaatgccacgtgtcatccatctgggcgggtctcacctgctttatatgagacctggtctcatataatttttttttgaGCCGGCCGGCCATTGCATGTGCGGTGTGCGTTCTGGGGGAGGTTCCATTTGAGCGGGCGATTGGTCGACCGATTCCCTGACGTGGCTTTCCAACGAGATCCGCCTGCAGCGCAGGACACAGCGACCACCGACCCATGCATGATTGGCTTGGGAGGGAGCGGCCGCCAGTTCGTCCGTTTGCTCGTTGCTGGACCGGTCCATCGCTCCTCCGATCCTAGAGGCTACGGTCCAGCAACGTGTGTGGCCATGCCTGCTTCCTTGGCGCATGGTGGCCGGTCACTTGTctgccacgcacgcacgcacgcacgcacgcagacCATGCCATGGCATGGCAGCACGTACATCCAGTAGCAGTGGAGCTCTACGCATAGGCGCGCCCGCCAGCCCAACCAACAGCTTTGGAACCTAGCGCTGCTGGGGGAGTGCCACCCGGGGCCGGTGCTAGTCTAGTCTACCGCACTACTACTACACTGGATTGATGGACATGGAAAAGGGGCAGCCGACGGTGACGTTGCGCAGCACCAACCAACCACCCATCCCGATCGACATCCAATCCAAATGTGCAAATCGCCGCCGCATGCCATGCCATGCCGTGATGCCAACTGTGTGATGCACGCATATGCAGAGCAAGCCAAGCCAGCGCGCCGACGTACGACGAGAGGCCATCGACCCACCGTCTTTTCCTTCTTTCCAGCCAGCGTGCGTGTAGCAGATCGGTCGACTGGGACAGGCGACGGCACGAAGCTTCCCGGAAGCTTCGCCGCCCGCTCGCGACCTCGCCCCATGGCTTTTATCTGCACCCATCACCGCCGCAACAGATCGATCGTGTCGTGCTACTTAATTTACTTTCATTATTATTGTAGACACACGTGCACAGTGCCAGTTTCTCGTAACAGCGATGTGCAgctactgctactgctgctgaTGAATATCCGAGCTGGCATGCGCGATTAGTTGAGCTGGGCCTGGCCTGCTACTCCACCTGCCATCGATTATCAAGGCACACACATCACTGATCGACTCAACGAGATGTAACGTATCTGCATAAATATATCTCTATGGTGTAGTAGTATCTCTGCACTGCACTGCACGCCACGCACACAAGCATCACACTGACCCAAGATCGACGGAAGATGCATATTATTTAGTCTACGTACGTGTCGCTGTCCACATGTAGTCAGTGTGATCCTCTCTCACTAATGCACACGGGTCTTAATTAAGTCTTACGAGTATGATCTTATCACCGATCAAGTAAGTGATCTGCTTGCCATTGATTGGTTGATTGGTTCCTGATAACAcgcaccttcgtcaatcgatccgcAACTGGTATTGCATGTTCTGCGTAGTTGACATTGCAATCCGTAATCGATCCGAAACATAATGATTAACTAGCACGCTGGCTAGCTTTATTCTGGGTTctagaaatactccctccgttccaaaatagatgactcaactttgtactaactttaatataaagttgggtcatctattttggaacggagggagtataaactaTGCGATTCTGCCTTAGACTCAAAAGATATTTGATCTTCTGCACAATAGGAGCATACACAGAGCGATCTGCGTCCCTACATGAGATCATGGACACTGCCTCCATAGAATCCATCTCCACAACAATCGGGAGATCACTTCGTTGAATAGCTAAAGAAAAGCCCTCCATGCAAGCACATAGCTCCGCTTCCAGCGCATCGCGACACGAGAACAGCCCCCTGCAGGCTGAGAAGTTAATGTTTCCAAGATGATCTCTCAAGATCATTCCAGCTCCGGCTACTTCCGATGATATAAAAGATCCATCCGTATTAAGTTTGTTCCATCCCGTGTCCGGCAGACTCCATTTCCTGTCGACAGGCTCTTTCCTAACCCTCACTTCTCGGCCAGGTTTATCATATATGATGCAAGTTTTACCTTTTGCCGGGTCTACATGGGGGTGTAGTTTGATGCCAATGAGGGAATCCACATAACTCCGAAGAAACCTCACCGAGGCCTCCATGGGGGGTGCAATCTTACCATGAACTATTTCATTCCTTATAAACCATGCTCGCCAGAACACCATCATGATCATCATCCGGCCAACCTCGTTCAAAGGGGCCAAAGCCTGAAGTAGCCACTCCTTTCCACTATTTATCATCCCCTCCAGCGCCGGAATCGCCCACACTTCAGACATCGCAAGGTATAGATCGCGTCCAAACTGACATCGGACAAACGGATGATAGTTATCTTCTTCCTCCATCCCACAGACAGGGCAGTAGCTCACGGTTTCAAGGCCAATTCTATGTTTCCTCTGCCATGTCGGGAGTGAGTTAGTGGCAAGCCTCCATGCAAAGTTACGTACCGAGGGTGGTGCCCAACTCTTCCAAATGAAACTCCAGCATTTCCTCTGCCCTGATGGCGACGAGCTCGAGGAAGATTCAGATCCTCTATGCATTTCGTCAGAAGCAAGGGCATAAGCCGACTTGACTGTGAATATTCCATATTTCCCCGGCCCCCATGCAAGAACATCCCCTTCCAGCCTGGGGGAGGCTCTGATCTTCATAATCTCACGTACATCCGCATCAACAAAGTACGTAGTGTGGAGACCATAGTTCCACGAACCGTTCGGATTTAGCAGGTCCGAAACAAAGCGGATACGGCATCGGCCCTGCGGAGATATGGGTTTATATGAGAACGGGCGTGGGATCCAATTGTCGCGCCACACTCGGATACTTCTTCCATTTCCTACTCTCCAAACCAGCCCCTTCTTCAGTAACTCCAAGCCATAACTAATAGCTTGCCATGACGAGGAGGCATTGCCCGAAAAAACTGTATCCTCCAACTTCCCCATGGGGTAATATCTTGCCTTCAAAACTTGAGCACATAAGCTCTCTGGTCTGATTATTAGTCTCCATGCTTGGCGTGCTAATAAGGCCTGGTTAAACATCCGAAAATCTCTAAACCCACTCCTCCCTCGTCCTTGGCCTGAAGCAGTTTATCCCATCCCCGCCAGTGCACTTTCCTCTTACCTTCAGCGGATCCCCAATAGAAGTTCCTTACCATACGAGTAAGATCATCACAAACTAAAAAAGGCACTTTAAAAACCCCCATTACATAAGTTGGTAGTGCCTGTGCAACGGACTTGATCAAGACTTCGCGCCCCGGTTGTGCTAAAAGCCCATCTCCCCACTGCAGTAAACGTTTGGTGAGACTTGTTTGCAGGTTCTGAAAACGGCCCTTTGACATACGCCCCTCCGGCGTTGGCAGCCCTAAGTATCTCTCCTCAAAATGTGGGTTAGTAATCTGTAAAGCACCACGTACCTCCTCCTGAACCCCATCTGGGCAAGCATCTCCAAATAATATTGAGCATTTATCGTAGTTTAAAAGTTCTCCTGTCGCGCGACCAAATTCATCCAGTACCAATCTCACCTTTTCAGCTTGATCTCTTGACGCCTCAAAAAACAATAGGGTGTCATCCGCAAACAGCAAATGTGATATGCCCGGAGCACCTCTACAGATTCTAACTGGGGTAATCTCCCCCTCTTCCACCTTGCTATTCAGTAAGGTTGATAATCCATCCGCAACGAACAAAAATAAGAACGGGGAGAGGGGGTCTCCTTGCCGCAGCCCACGCGACGGCGCAAACGAATCCAAGAGAGTTCCATTAAAATTTACCGAGTATCTCACCGACGTGACACAAGTCATAATCCAGTCGACCCATCGCTGAGAGAAACCCATCTTTTGCATCACTTGCCTCAAGAAAACCCAATCAACCCTGTCATATGCTTTGGACAGATCAAGCTTGTAGGCACAAAAACTCTTCGTCGGATCCTTCTCTTGCTTGATAAAATGGATGCACTCAAAAGCTACCAATGCATTGTCAGTGATCATCCTCCCCGGAATAAAAGCACTCTGTTCTGGTGATATAATACCATCCAAAAGAGGCCGCAACCTATTTACCAAGCACTTGGAGATCACTTTATATATGACGTTGCATAAACTTATGGGCCTATATTCTGTTAACTTAGAGGGATTCGCTACTTTAGGAATTAGAACAATAGAAGTAGAGTTTACCCCCTCCGGCATAATACCCGTGCAGAAAAAGTCCTTCACCGCCGCCAGAACCCCGTCCTTTATGATACCCCAATTGCGCTGAAAGAATCTGGCCGGAAGACCATCCGGTCCTGGCGCCTTGAGCGGCCCAATTTGAAAAAGTGCATCCGAGATTTCCTTGTCAGTAAAAGGCGCACAAAGCTTGATATTACCAGCCTCCGTCACCTTTACTCCCAGAAGACCTAGTACAGGGGTAGTATCAAGAGAGGGGTCGGCCGAAAAAATATTCTGGAAGTACTCCTTAGCCATCCCGCTCATAGTTTCAAAATCCGAATGAACCACCCCAATACTGTCAGTGAGTTCCCGAATTTTATTTTTCCTTGCCCTCCAGACTGCCTTACTCTGAAAATATCTGGTGTTTCTGTCTCCTTCCTCCAGCCATGTTATCCTAGATCTTTGGAGCCACATCATCTCCTCCTGATACAGCAACTCGTTCATCCTATCAGTAACTCTTGTGACATCTTGCCTATCCGCATTCATATGCATCAATTCTTCTAGCTGGGATCGTGACTTTACCAACTCCCAAATAACATTACCAAACTTCTTACTCCACAAGCACAAGGAAGACAAAGTTTTAGTCAACGCGTCATGTAACTGTGGCA is a window of Triticum dicoccoides isolate Atlit2015 ecotype Zavitan chromosome 2B, WEW_v2.0, whole genome shotgun sequence DNA encoding:
- the LOC119362278 gene encoding senescence associated gene 20-like; protein product: MMRLLTGSSSPSSSSSFRFEPRSVDAFGSTVIAEGVSAAGEDTKAAYWVHAWTVGSDGVITQLREYFNTDLTVTRLAAAAASKCVWQSRRPDRARNSLPGLVLAL